A genomic segment from Micromonospora echinaurantiaca encodes:
- a CDS encoding O-antigen ligase family protein, protein MSATLLHPADLEPSLLEVRTYASRRRRAHIDAAALLSFMVALLYCLPATLIVPELTFAGRPALLVAFALICWWSLTRLHPRLVMSGAQPMRWAAFAYLLSFVLSYLAGTIRGLPQVEANGQDFAMIVMIEFLGVVLIAADGVPNWQRFAGVLKVLVWSAGFAAVVGLVQSVTAFDITRYMVLPGLGFHGEAADFAARGDGGLFRVASTTAHYIEFSTVMALAVPFAIHFARFAPSRGGRITSAVLALLITSVIPLTVSRTGVLALAVTIAVVFVLAWSWRTRYHILVFGVATVAGLMLVKPGLLGTLGSLFASAADDPSIQGRTQDYEYVAYWFAQRPWLGRGPGTLIPDLYLILDNQWLGTLVTGGIVGVAAFAGLHITGITLASIGMRRARRPEERDLCAALIAAQVTSMLVSGTFDSLSFTTFSFTLALTCGLSGAAWRLTHPQRRIRTSTVRWLAD, encoded by the coding sequence GTGAGCGCCACCCTTCTGCACCCGGCGGACCTTGAACCGTCGTTGCTGGAGGTCCGCACGTACGCCAGCCGGCGGCGGCGGGCGCACATCGACGCGGCAGCGCTGCTCAGCTTCATGGTGGCCCTGCTGTACTGCCTGCCGGCCACCCTCATCGTGCCGGAGTTGACGTTCGCCGGGCGACCTGCCCTCCTGGTGGCGTTCGCGCTCATCTGCTGGTGGTCGTTGACCCGCCTGCACCCGCGGCTGGTGATGTCTGGGGCCCAGCCGATGCGCTGGGCGGCGTTCGCCTACCTGCTCTCCTTCGTGCTGTCGTATCTAGCCGGGACGATCCGAGGGCTGCCGCAGGTGGAGGCGAACGGGCAGGACTTCGCCATGATTGTCATGATCGAGTTCCTTGGCGTGGTCCTCATCGCCGCCGACGGGGTGCCGAACTGGCAGCGCTTCGCAGGCGTTCTGAAGGTGCTTGTCTGGTCCGCCGGGTTCGCCGCCGTGGTCGGGTTGGTCCAGTCGGTGACGGCGTTCGACATCACCCGGTACATGGTGCTGCCGGGCCTAGGCTTCCACGGCGAGGCGGCGGACTTCGCGGCCCGGGGCGACGGCGGTCTGTTCCGCGTAGCGAGCACGACCGCGCACTACATCGAGTTCAGCACCGTCATGGCGCTCGCCGTGCCCTTCGCTATCCACTTCGCACGGTTTGCGCCGTCGCGGGGCGGTCGCATCACCAGTGCGGTTCTCGCGCTGCTCATCACCTCGGTCATCCCTCTGACCGTGTCGCGGACCGGCGTGCTGGCGCTCGCCGTGACGATCGCGGTGGTGTTCGTGCTCGCCTGGAGCTGGCGCACGCGCTACCACATCCTGGTCTTCGGCGTCGCCACCGTCGCTGGGCTCATGCTGGTGAAACCGGGTCTGCTCGGCACGCTGGGGTCGCTGTTCGCGTCGGCGGCGGATGATCCGAGCATCCAGGGCCGCACCCAGGACTACGAGTATGTGGCGTACTGGTTCGCCCAGCGTCCCTGGCTCGGCCGCGGGCCGGGCACGCTGATTCCCGATCTCTACCTGATCCTCGACAACCAGTGGCTCGGCACGCTGGTCACCGGGGGGATCGTGGGCGTAGCGGCGTTCGCCGGCCTGCACATCACGGGCATCACGCTGGCGTCGATCGGGATGCGGCGGGCCCGACGTCCCGAGGAGCGTGACCTGTGCGCCGCACTCATCGCGGCCCAGGTCACGTCGATGCTGGTGTCCGGCACGTTCGACTCGCTGTCGTTCACCACGTTCTCCTTCACCCTCGCGCTGACATGTGGCCTCTCCGGTGCCGCCTGGCGTCTGACCCATCCACAACGGAGGATCCGCACCTCCACCGTGCGGTGGCTGGCTGACTGA
- a CDS encoding DUF4082 domain-containing protein encodes MALRRRVRKAKAAAALAGLVLVGTVVGRPAMAAEDACSANPIVCENSEIGNLPTEWDDMYGAGDWQIQGFATDMSVNAGQTISFKISTPATSYRVDIYRLGYYGGRGARKVKTIYPSAALPQHQPDCVTNAATEIYDCGVWAVSASWAVPADAVSGVYVAKPVRTDGTAGTSHIPFVVRDDARHSDIIFKTSDATWQAYNTYGGSSFYWGGPNGRAFKLSYNRPFATRGLESGRDYLFSNEYAMIRFLERNGYDVSYTTDVDADRRGNLLRNHKVFLSVGHDEYWSGAERANVEAARDAGVHLAFFSGNEVYWKTRWESSVDGSGTPYRTLVCYKETWANSKIDPSSEWTGTWRDPRFSPPSDGGRPENGLTGTMYMSNNTDLAIQVPAEQGRNRFWRNTTVATLAAGQIATLAPHTVGYESDEDLDNGFRPAGLIRLSTTTGPAPEYLRDFGSTTSPGTTTHHLTLYRAASGALVFGAGTIQWAWGLDSEHDGPQEPADPRMQQATVNLFADMGVQPATLMSGLAPATASTDLTAPSVAITAPAPATSVANGSEVTVSGTATDTGGRVAGVEVSTDGGETWHPATGTTSWSYRFHSNGVGTQVVKARAVDDSNNVQQVPASVTLKLTGPSTLFGTRVPANPAVSDTAGVELGVKVVPQSDGTITGIRFYKGTGNTGTHTGTLWTADGERLASGTFSNETATGWQTLVFSRPVQVEGDVTYVASYYAPSGHYAADPTYFSAGDHRAVPLVAPRSYGSGGNGVYRSGPGFPVTSYSDANYYVDVLFYDGDSALPVTLSVSPTPGQSHVDLVERPTVNFSKDIDPASIEFSLTDAANGPVAGQVSYDAAGRTARFTPTSPLATAQTYTARVFARDTGGRAMDEATTWTFTTTAYDQLSTLFPVDATPAVAASADSEALTLGVKIVPQVSGKIVGVRYYQGPGNEGEHTVRLYSETGTPLGEGRSTSSGTGWKSIYFDSPATVTAGVTYVATYFTATGRYAYDTGFFSSAHTSPDLALVAPAGSNGLYRYGSDGFPTNSYNSANYWVDPLFLTDEPPPGPPTQPVPPAGSVTLFENADTPDVLADPDNSSIELGVRFSSDVPGRVAGVRFYKGSQNSGAHTATLWSPDGQPMASGPFVAESGSGWQTMLFAEPVTITPGQTYTVSYHTDVGRYSVTVNGFAGGRNQGPLQVPTGGAVYRYGSTAFPSTSSNHNYWVDVVFLPEN; translated from the coding sequence GTGGCCCTCCGACGCCGGGTACGGAAGGCCAAGGCGGCGGCGGCACTCGCGGGCCTTGTCCTGGTGGGCACGGTGGTGGGCCGGCCAGCCATGGCGGCCGAGGACGCCTGCTCGGCGAACCCGATCGTCTGCGAGAACAGTGAGATCGGCAACCTGCCGACCGAGTGGGACGACATGTACGGGGCGGGCGACTGGCAGATCCAGGGCTTCGCCACCGACATGAGCGTCAACGCCGGGCAGACCATCTCATTCAAGATCTCCACGCCGGCCACCAGCTACCGCGTCGACATCTACCGGCTCGGCTACTACGGCGGCAGGGGAGCGCGGAAGGTCAAGACGATCTACCCGTCCGCCGCCCTGCCACAGCACCAGCCGGACTGCGTGACGAACGCCGCCACGGAGATCTACGACTGTGGCGTCTGGGCGGTGTCGGCGTCCTGGGCGGTTCCGGCCGACGCGGTCTCCGGCGTTTACGTGGCCAAGCCGGTGCGCACGGACGGCACCGCCGGTACGAGCCACATCCCGTTCGTCGTCCGCGACGACGCGCGCCACTCCGACATCATCTTCAAGACCTCGGACGCCACGTGGCAGGCGTACAACACGTACGGCGGCTCGAGCTTCTACTGGGGCGGTCCCAACGGTCGGGCCTTCAAACTGAGCTACAACCGGCCGTTCGCCACGCGGGGCCTGGAGAGCGGGCGCGACTACCTGTTCAGCAACGAGTACGCGATGATCCGCTTCCTCGAGCGGAACGGCTACGACGTCAGCTACACCACGGACGTTGACGCCGACCGCCGTGGCAACCTGCTGCGGAACCACAAGGTCTTCCTCTCCGTGGGCCACGACGAGTACTGGTCAGGCGCCGAGCGGGCGAACGTCGAGGCCGCCCGCGATGCCGGAGTGCACCTGGCCTTCTTCAGCGGCAACGAGGTCTACTGGAAAACCCGGTGGGAGTCCAGTGTCGACGGCTCCGGAACCCCGTACCGCACCCTCGTCTGCTACAAGGAGACCTGGGCGAACAGCAAGATCGACCCCTCGTCCGAGTGGACCGGCACCTGGCGGGATCCCCGGTTCAGCCCGCCGTCGGACGGGGGAAGGCCGGAGAACGGGCTCACCGGCACGATGTACATGTCGAACAACACGGACCTGGCCATCCAGGTGCCGGCCGAGCAGGGCCGCAACCGCTTCTGGCGAAACACGACGGTCGCCACCCTGGCGGCCGGACAGATCGCCACCCTGGCGCCGCACACGGTGGGCTACGAGTCGGACGAGGACCTCGACAACGGCTTCCGGCCAGCGGGCCTGATCCGCCTGTCCACCACGACCGGGCCGGCTCCCGAATACCTTCGCGACTTCGGCAGCACGACCTCGCCCGGCACCACCACGCACCACCTGACCCTCTACCGCGCGGCGAGCGGGGCGCTGGTGTTCGGCGCCGGCACCATCCAGTGGGCGTGGGGCCTGGATTCCGAGCACGACGGCCCCCAGGAACCGGCGGACCCGCGTATGCAGCAGGCGACCGTCAACCTCTTCGCCGACATGGGTGTGCAGCCGGCCACGCTGATGAGCGGCCTGGCGCCGGCGACGGCATCGACCGACCTGACCGCGCCGAGCGTGGCCATCACCGCACCGGCTCCGGCGACCTCCGTGGCCAACGGGTCCGAGGTGACCGTGAGCGGCACGGCCACCGACACCGGTGGGCGCGTCGCCGGCGTCGAGGTGTCGACCGACGGTGGGGAGACCTGGCATCCGGCCACCGGTACGACCTCGTGGAGTTACCGCTTCCACAGCAACGGCGTCGGCACCCAGGTCGTCAAGGCCCGGGCGGTCGACGACAGCAACAACGTCCAGCAGGTGCCGGCGTCGGTCACGCTCAAACTCACCGGCCCCAGCACGCTCTTCGGCACCCGGGTGCCCGCCAACCCGGCGGTGAGCGACACGGCGGGCGTCGAACTGGGCGTCAAGGTGGTCCCGCAGAGCGACGGCACGATCACCGGAATCCGCTTCTACAAGGGCACGGGCAACACCGGCACGCACACCGGCACGTTGTGGACCGCCGACGGAGAGCGCCTCGCCTCGGGCACGTTCTCGAACGAGACCGCGACGGGCTGGCAGACGCTCGTGTTCTCAAGACCGGTGCAGGTCGAGGGCGACGTCACCTACGTCGCGTCCTACTACGCGCCAAGCGGGCACTACGCGGCCGACCCGACCTACTTCTCCGCGGGTGACCACCGGGCGGTGCCGCTGGTGGCGCCCCGGTCGTACGGGTCGGGGGGTAATGGTGTCTACCGGTCCGGGCCAGGCTTCCCGGTCACCTCGTACAGCGACGCCAACTACTACGTGGACGTGCTCTTCTACGACGGCGACTCCGCCCTACCGGTCACCCTGTCGGTGTCGCCCACACCAGGGCAGTCCCACGTCGACCTCGTGGAGCGGCCGACCGTCAACTTCTCGAAGGACATCGACCCGGCCTCGATCGAGTTCTCGCTGACCGACGCCGCGAACGGCCCGGTCGCCGGACAGGTCTCATACGACGCGGCCGGCCGGACCGCGAGATTCACGCCGACGTCCCCGTTGGCCACTGCGCAGACCTACACCGCCCGGGTGTTCGCCCGCGACACCGGCGGACGGGCGATGGACGAGGCCACCACGTGGACGTTCACGACGACCGCGTACGACCAGCTGTCGACGTTGTTCCCGGTCGACGCCACGCCGGCGGTCGCCGCCTCGGCGGACTCGGAAGCCCTGACGCTCGGCGTCAAGATCGTCCCGCAGGTCAGCGGAAAGATCGTGGGCGTGCGGTACTACCAGGGCCCCGGCAACGAGGGGGAGCACACCGTGCGCCTCTACTCCGAGACGGGAACACCGCTGGGCGAGGGCCGCTCGACGAGTAGCGGCACCGGGTGGAAGAGCATCTACTTCGACAGTCCGGCGACCGTGACGGCCGGCGTCACGTACGTGGCGACCTACTTCACGGCCACCGGCCGGTACGCGTACGACACCGGCTTCTTCTCGTCGGCACACACGAGCCCGGATCTGGCCCTCGTGGCACCGGCAGGCAGCAACGGCCTCTACCGGTACGGCTCCGACGGGTTTCCGACCAACAGCTACAACAGCGCGAACTACTGGGTCGACCCGCTGTTCCTGACCGATGAGCCACCACCTGGTCCGCCCACCCAACCGGTACCGCCCGCTGGATCGGTGACACTCTTCGAGAACGCCGACACGCCGGATGTGCTGGCCGACCCGGACAATTCGTCGATCGAGCTGGGCGTGCGGTTCTCGAGCGACGTACCCGGGCGGGTGGCCGGGGTCCGGTTCTACAAGGGCAGCCAGAACAGCGGTGCGCACACCGCGACGCTGTGGTCGCCGGACGGCCAGCCGATGGCCAGTGGCCCGTTTGTCGCGGAAAGCGGCAGCGGGTGGCAGACGATGCTGTTTGCCGAGCCGGTGACGATCACGCCGGGCCAGACGTACACCGTCTCCTATCACACGGACGTCGGACGCTACTCGGTGACAGTGAACGGGTTCGCCGGTGGCAGGAACCAGGGGCCACTGCAGGTACCGACGGGTGGTGCCGT
- a CDS encoding acyl-CoA ligase (AMP-forming), exosortase A system-associated, which yields MRRHVHDLIAEMAHRQGDAPAVTVRDTTLTYAQLWREVTAVAAGLRRLGVRRGDRVAVHLDKRTETVAALFGASAAGGVFVPVNPLLRARQVAYIVADCDVRVLVTTSELLPLLRDDLDECKSLAHVVVVGAAPVVASGTHYAVSRWADVMTGDDGDPAATGVDIDMAAILYTSGSTGKPKGVVLSHRNLVAGAESVSHYLGNTSDDVIAAVLPLSFDAGFSQLTTGFSAGAHVVLVNYLTPNDVVKACAKHGVTGLTCVPPLWIQLVDKAWPPAAARTIRYVANTGGRMPTTTLEKLRRLFPDARPYLMYGLTEAFRSTYLDPAEADRRPDSIGKAIPNAEILVVRPDGSECDPGEPGELVHRGPLVALGYWNDPERTAERFRPAPGRPAGLCTPEIAVWSGDIVVRDEDGFLYFVGRQDDMIKTSGYRVSPTEVEEVVYDTGLVRDAVAVGVDDPRLGQRIVLVVSPAGSADLDPAGLLADVRRRLPLYMVPKEVVVRAEIPRSPNGKFDRNLLRRELAPAPPGLPADPAARSGESS from the coding sequence ATGCGCAGGCACGTACACGACCTGATAGCGGAGATGGCGCACCGGCAGGGCGACGCACCGGCGGTGACGGTCCGGGACACGACTCTGACCTACGCGCAGCTGTGGCGGGAGGTCACGGCCGTGGCCGCTGGCCTGCGCCGTCTCGGTGTGCGCCGCGGCGATCGGGTGGCCGTCCACCTCGACAAGCGGACCGAGACCGTGGCCGCGCTGTTCGGCGCGTCGGCGGCCGGGGGCGTGTTCGTGCCGGTCAATCCGCTCCTGCGGGCTCGCCAGGTGGCCTACATCGTGGCCGACTGCGACGTCCGCGTGCTGGTCACCACGAGTGAGCTGCTGCCCCTGCTCCGCGATGACCTCGACGAGTGCAAGTCGCTCGCGCACGTCGTCGTCGTCGGCGCGGCACCCGTCGTCGCCAGCGGCACCCACTACGCGGTCAGTCGCTGGGCTGACGTGATGACCGGCGACGACGGGGACCCGGCGGCCACCGGGGTCGACATCGACATGGCGGCCATCCTCTACACCTCGGGCAGCACCGGGAAACCCAAGGGCGTCGTGCTGTCGCACCGCAACCTCGTCGCGGGCGCCGAGAGTGTCAGCCACTACCTGGGCAACACGTCCGACGACGTCATCGCCGCGGTGCTACCGCTGAGCTTCGACGCGGGCTTCAGCCAGCTCACCACCGGCTTCTCGGCGGGCGCGCACGTCGTGCTGGTGAATTACCTGACGCCGAACGACGTCGTCAAGGCGTGCGCGAAGCACGGTGTGACCGGGCTGACCTGCGTGCCACCACTGTGGATCCAATTGGTCGACAAGGCGTGGCCACCGGCGGCGGCCCGGACGATCCGCTATGTCGCCAACACCGGGGGCCGGATGCCGACGACGACATTGGAGAAGCTGCGGCGGCTGTTCCCGGACGCCCGGCCCTACCTGATGTACGGACTCACCGAGGCGTTCCGGTCGACCTACCTCGACCCGGCCGAGGCCGACCGCCGGCCCGACTCGATCGGCAAGGCCATCCCCAACGCGGAGATCCTCGTGGTGCGGCCGGACGGATCCGAGTGCGACCCGGGTGAGCCCGGCGAGTTGGTGCACCGCGGTCCGCTCGTCGCGCTGGGCTACTGGAACGATCCCGAACGGACCGCCGAGCGCTTCCGGCCGGCCCCAGGCCGCCCCGCCGGGCTCTGCACCCCCGAGATCGCGGTCTGGTCGGGTGACATCGTGGTCCGCGACGAGGACGGCTTCCTGTACTTCGTCGGCCGCCAGGACGACATGATCAAGACCTCCGGGTACCGGGTGAGCCCGACGGAGGTCGAAGAGGTCGTGTACGACACGGGTCTGGTCCGGGACGCGGTGGCGGTCGGGGTGGACGACCCCCGCCTCGGCCAACGCATCGTCCTGGTCGTGAGCCCCGCCGGCAGCGCCGACCTGGACCCGGCCGGGCTGCTCGCCGACGTGCGCCGGCGCCTGCCGCTCTACATGGTGCCGAAGGAGGTCGTCGTGCGCGCGGAGATCCCCCGCTCACCGAACGGCAAGTTCGATCGCAACCTGCTGCGCCGGGAGTTGGCCCCGGCACCACCGGGTCTGCCCGCCGATCCCGCCGCGCGTTCCGGGGAGTCGTCGTGA
- a CDS encoding glycosyltransferase family 2 protein produces the protein MRGSPETIAVVVVTYNSARLLPDLIASLAPGLVGLHWHLTVADNASSDDTVEVLRREAPWARIVETGRNGGYAAGINAAVAVAGPHDAVLVLNPDVRLAPNCVPELLAVLRRRNAGITVPRIVRANGDFSPSLRREPTILRALGDAVLGADRVGRIGRLGEVITDRRWYARETTVDWAEGSIMLIDRACWAACGRWDESFFLYSEETEFALRARDRGFAMILAPRAEARHLEGDSATSPRLWALLTLNRVRLYRRRHRLPSAVVYWALVLLREVSRALVGNRCSRLAVKSLVSGRRLREAPGPASVHPSAAGAINVSA, from the coding sequence GTGCGCGGTAGCCCGGAAACGATCGCGGTCGTGGTGGTCACGTACAACAGCGCGCGGCTCCTGCCGGATCTCATCGCGTCACTGGCGCCCGGCCTGGTCGGGTTGCACTGGCACCTCACGGTCGCGGACAACGCGTCGTCCGACGACACCGTCGAGGTGCTGCGACGGGAGGCGCCCTGGGCGCGGATCGTCGAGACCGGACGCAACGGTGGTTACGCCGCCGGCATCAACGCAGCGGTCGCCGTGGCCGGGCCGCACGACGCCGTGCTGGTGCTGAACCCCGACGTCCGCCTGGCGCCGAACTGCGTGCCGGAGCTGCTCGCGGTGCTGCGGCGGCGGAACGCGGGCATCACCGTGCCCCGGATCGTGCGCGCCAACGGTGACTTCAGCCCCAGCCTGCGCAGGGAGCCGACGATCCTGCGGGCCCTCGGCGACGCGGTGCTGGGTGCCGACCGGGTCGGCCGGATCGGCCGGCTGGGCGAGGTGATCACCGACCGGCGGTGGTACGCCCGGGAAACCACGGTCGACTGGGCCGAAGGGTCCATCATGCTCATCGACCGGGCCTGCTGGGCGGCGTGCGGCCGGTGGGACGAGTCGTTCTTCCTCTACTCCGAGGAGACGGAGTTCGCATTGCGCGCCCGTGACCGGGGCTTCGCCATGATCCTCGCGCCGCGCGCCGAGGCCCGTCACCTCGAGGGCGACTCGGCCACGTCGCCCCGCCTGTGGGCGCTGCTCACGCTCAACCGAGTCCGCCTCTACCGGCGGCGGCACCGTCTGCCCAGCGCTGTCGTTTACTGGGCGCTCGTCCTGTTGCGGGAGGTCAGCCGCGCCCTGGTCGGCAACCGCTGCAGCCGCTTGGCGGTGAAGTCCCTGGTCAGCGGACGCAGGCTGCGCGAGGCGCCCGGCCCCGCGAGCGTGCATCCGTCCGCCGCCGGTGCGATCAACGTGAGTGCTTGA
- a CDS encoding glycosyltransferase family 4 protein, whose protein sequence is MRSSRPHIAILVANLPAERDRRVIRESLALEANGYDVTIIAPRGDRNLKILPGSRGARLRPYPVFVYGSGVLSFAVEFAWSFLCIAVRLIGEILRGRAHAVQVCNPPDVYWPLALLVRALGRPWVFDHHDLCPEIYATRSGGSPNRLVFRLLTMMEWLTLRSASAVFATNESFREIAVRRGVPPEKVTVVRNGPAAGEIRPSDPTPTSGEHRIVYLGVLGPQDNVEGAVLAADELTRRRSRRDWRLLIAGDGESMPVLRKLVADLGLGDVVEFTGWLESRAVDELLRTATVAIQPDEPTRMNELSTMAKTVEYLARGVPVVAVDLIETRRSAGDAAVYVSHGTPEEFADAIGDLLDDAPRRARMAEIGRSRFADQLAWEHQTVAYIDVWHRLLAGHPRPTTDESRIGQPPAVTGGSPSRVAPGTSVPEPRR, encoded by the coding sequence ATGAGAAGTTCCCGCCCGCACATCGCCATCCTTGTCGCCAACCTTCCTGCCGAGCGTGACCGGCGGGTGATTCGGGAATCCCTCGCCTTGGAGGCCAACGGATACGACGTCACGATCATCGCGCCGCGGGGAGACCGGAACCTGAAGATCCTGCCCGGGAGCCGTGGCGCCCGGCTACGCCCGTATCCGGTGTTCGTCTACGGGTCCGGGGTGCTCTCCTTCGCGGTGGAGTTCGCCTGGTCGTTCCTGTGTATCGCGGTACGACTGATCGGCGAGATCCTGCGCGGCAGGGCGCACGCCGTGCAGGTCTGCAACCCACCCGACGTCTACTGGCCGCTCGCACTCCTCGTGCGGGCCCTCGGGCGCCCGTGGGTGTTCGACCACCACGATCTCTGCCCCGAGATCTACGCGACACGGTCCGGTGGCTCCCCCAACCGCCTGGTGTTCCGACTGCTCACGATGATGGAGTGGCTCACCCTCCGGAGCGCGAGCGCGGTCTTCGCCACCAACGAGTCGTTCCGCGAGATCGCGGTACGCCGTGGCGTCCCGCCGGAGAAGGTGACGGTGGTACGCAACGGGCCGGCCGCTGGCGAGATTCGTCCGTCCGACCCGACGCCGACCAGCGGCGAGCACCGGATCGTCTACCTCGGGGTGCTCGGTCCGCAGGACAACGTGGAGGGCGCGGTTCTCGCCGCCGACGAGCTGACCCGGCGGCGCTCGCGGCGGGACTGGCGGCTGTTGATCGCCGGTGACGGTGAGAGCATGCCGGTGCTGCGGAAACTGGTCGCCGATCTCGGCCTGGGGGATGTCGTCGAGTTCACCGGCTGGCTCGAGAGCCGCGCAGTGGACGAGCTGCTGCGGACAGCCACCGTGGCGATCCAGCCCGACGAGCCCACCAGGATGAACGAGCTGTCGACGATGGCCAAGACCGTGGAGTACCTCGCGCGCGGTGTCCCGGTGGTCGCCGTGGACCTGATCGAGACCCGGCGCTCGGCGGGGGACGCCGCGGTCTACGTGTCCCACGGGACCCCGGAGGAGTTCGCGGACGCGATCGGGGATCTGCTCGACGACGCACCGCGCCGCGCCCGGATGGCCGAGATCGGCCGCAGCCGCTTCGCGGACCAGCTCGCCTGGGAGCACCAGACCGTGGCGTACATCGACGTTTGGCACCGCCTGTTGGCAGGTCACCCGCGCCCCACCACCGACGAGTCGCGGATCGGGCAGCCGCCGGCCGTCACCGGCGGGTCCCCGTCCCGGGTGGCGCCAGGGACAAGTGTGCCGGAGCCCCGCCGGTGA
- a CDS encoding glycosyltransferase produces the protein MTSVVIAAYNEEAVIGRCLDALLADAPPDPLDITVVANGCTDATAAVARERAGVRVLDLPGAGKAAALNAGDATAVGFPRVYLDADVVLSPGALRAFGAALDRPVDGRGGDPPLAVVPGRSLDLTGRPTPVRAYYAINSRLPAFRHSLFGRGAIALSAAGRARFDTFPAMTADDLFLDGLFAPYEKRELDGVLARLATPRRTGDLVRRLVRVRAGNAELRAAAARGAVATVAVRRTARSSWLRDVVLPRPWLAPAAACYVGITLVAALRARRELRAGGGGWGRDGSSREPALADAESDGQPPSGLVKHSR, from the coding sequence GTGACCAGCGTCGTCATCGCCGCGTACAACGAGGAGGCGGTGATCGGCCGCTGCCTCGACGCGCTGCTCGCCGACGCCCCGCCCGACCCGCTCGACATCACCGTCGTGGCCAACGGCTGCACCGACGCCACCGCGGCCGTGGCGCGCGAGCGCGCCGGCGTACGGGTGCTCGACCTACCCGGGGCGGGAAAGGCGGCCGCCCTCAACGCCGGCGACGCGACGGCCGTGGGCTTCCCCCGCGTCTACCTGGACGCTGACGTGGTCCTCTCCCCCGGCGCCCTGCGGGCGTTCGGCGCGGCGCTCGACCGCCCCGTCGACGGCCGCGGCGGCGATCCACCGCTCGCGGTGGTGCCGGGACGTTCGCTCGACCTGACCGGCCGTCCGACACCCGTCCGCGCCTACTACGCGATCAACTCCAGGCTTCCCGCCTTCCGGCACAGCCTCTTCGGCCGGGGCGCCATCGCCTTGTCCGCGGCGGGCCGGGCCCGCTTCGACACCTTCCCGGCGATGACGGCCGACGATCTCTTCCTCGACGGGCTGTTCGCTCCGTACGAGAAGCGGGAGCTCGACGGCGTACTCGCGCGCCTCGCCACCCCACGTCGCACCGGTGACCTGGTCCGACGCCTGGTACGGGTGCGGGCCGGCAACGCCGAGCTGCGGGCCGCGGCGGCGCGGGGCGCGGTGGCCACCGTGGCCGTGCGCCGCACGGCCCGCTCGTCCTGGTTACGCGATGTCGTGTTGCCGCGTCCCTGGCTGGCTCCCGCCGCCGCCTGCTACGTCGGAATCACGCTCGTGGCGGCGTTGCGGGCGCGGCGGGAACTGCGGGCCGGCGGTGGTGGTTGGGGGCGCGACGGGTCGAGCCGGGAGCCGGCCCTGGCGGACGCGGAGAGCGATGGTCAGCCGCCGTCGGGCCTGGTCAAGCACTCACGTTGA